A window of Rhododendron vialii isolate Sample 1 chromosome 13a, ASM3025357v1 contains these coding sequences:
- the LOC131315229 gene encoding uncharacterized protein LOC131315229: protein MVAQILERLLFMVRILQRTDLVGEFVGHTGPKMPFCDSQTVSDGGTPLQCAAAHGRKEALQMLLDRKANVYHNRRLEAVRIWKLQESWISNLSPGPIMLCETLRSTTNMSMVAEQSGDMSQSVSGSIFTRWGGLPFPEQLRRQMAPWTRIKLFDIIQHGSQSRNMWILRGWRCCFIRCLY, encoded by the exons ATGGTAGCTCAAATCCTTGAAAGATTACTCTTTATGGTGAGAATTTTACAAAGAACTGATTTGGTTGGGGAATTTGTTGGACATACAGGACCAAAGATGCCCTTTTGTGATTCTCAAACTGTATCTGATGGTGGAACACCACTTCAATGTGCTGCTGCTCATGGAAGGAAAGAGGCCCTGCAAATGCTGTTAGATAGGAAAGCTAAT GTGTATCATAACAGAAGACTAGAAG CTGTAAGAATTTGGAAATTGCAAGAGAGTTGGATCTCAAATCTCTCTCCCGGCCCCATAATGCTATGTGAGACTCTCCGTTCCACAACCAATAT GTCTATGGTAGCAGAACAAAGTGGTGATATGTCTCAGTCTGTATCTGGATCAATTTTTACTAG ATGGGGAGGCCTTCCATTCCCCGAGCAATTGCGACGGCAGATGGCCCCATGGACTAGAATAAAACTTTTTGATATCATTCAACATGGCTCCCAGAGCAG GAATATGTGGATCTTAAGAGGGTGGCGTTGTTGCTTTATTAGATGTCTTTACTGA
- the LOC131315230 gene encoding uncharacterized protein LOC131315230 isoform X1 → MSQIGEILGFVMQGGRSVERETRGSSRALVEFLREKMNGLDRAGRRRKSLKERLGLKGLGCCGSTWGFFRPSTITVQDDQAEEVGPREDPPALTETQLSSNRNCVGRAPATPSMNLAAALAAERHYRAAQDTDGGGGGPPSSVTGGIAPGTPLRVSLMRLLEEETRDGGDVERETNEERGGGRVGGSDSVCCVCMGRKKGAAFVPCGHTFCRVCSRELWLNRGSCPLCNAPISQILDIF, encoded by the coding sequence ATGAGTCAAATTGGTGAAATCTTGGGTTTTGTCATGCAGGGAGGAAgaagtgtagagagagagaccagagGATCGAGCAGGGCCCTCGTGGAATTCTTGAGGGAGAAGATGAACGGTCTCGATCGAGCGGGGAGGAGGCGGAAGAGTCTAAAAGAACGGCTGGGATTGAAAGGGTTGGGCTGCTGTGGGTCCACCTGGGGGTTTTTTAGGCCATCCACTATTACCGTCCAAGACGACCAGGCCGAAGAAGTGGGCCCACGAGAGGACCCACCAGCGTTGACAGAAACCCAGCTTTCCAGTAATCGGAATTGTGTGGGCCGTGCTCCGGCGACGCCGTCGATGAACTTGGCAGCGGCGCTGGCGGCCGAGCGGCACTACAGGGCGGCCCAAGATACGGATGGCGGGGGCGGAGGCCCGCCCAGCAGCGTGACTGGAGGAATCGCACCGGGGACACCGTTGAGGGTGTCGTTGATGAGACTGCTGGAGGAGGAAACAAGGGACGGCGgggatgtagagagagagacgaatgaggagagagggggaggacGGGTAGGGGGGAGTGATTCGGTGTGCTGCGTGTGCATGGGGAGGAAAAAGGGCGCGGCGTTCGTGCCATGTGGGCACACCTTTTGCAGGGTGTGCTCCAGGGAGTTGTGGTTGAACCGAGGGTCTTGTCCCCTCTGCAACGCCCCGATCAGCCAGATTTTAGACATATTTTAA
- the LOC131315230 gene encoding uncharacterized protein LOC131315230 isoform X2 has product MNGLDRAGRRRKSLKERLGLKGLGCCGSTWGFFRPSTITVQDDQAEEVGPREDPPALTETQLSSNRNCVGRAPATPSMNLAAALAAERHYRAAQDTDGGGGGPPSSVTGGIAPGTPLRVSLMRLLEEETRDGGDVERETNEERGGGRVGGSDSVCCVCMGRKKGAAFVPCGHTFCRVCSRELWLNRGSCPLCNAPISQILDIF; this is encoded by the coding sequence ATGAACGGTCTCGATCGAGCGGGGAGGAGGCGGAAGAGTCTAAAAGAACGGCTGGGATTGAAAGGGTTGGGCTGCTGTGGGTCCACCTGGGGGTTTTTTAGGCCATCCACTATTACCGTCCAAGACGACCAGGCCGAAGAAGTGGGCCCACGAGAGGACCCACCAGCGTTGACAGAAACCCAGCTTTCCAGTAATCGGAATTGTGTGGGCCGTGCTCCGGCGACGCCGTCGATGAACTTGGCAGCGGCGCTGGCGGCCGAGCGGCACTACAGGGCGGCCCAAGATACGGATGGCGGGGGCGGAGGCCCGCCCAGCAGCGTGACTGGAGGAATCGCACCGGGGACACCGTTGAGGGTGTCGTTGATGAGACTGCTGGAGGAGGAAACAAGGGACGGCGgggatgtagagagagagacgaatgaggagagagggggaggacGGGTAGGGGGGAGTGATTCGGTGTGCTGCGTGTGCATGGGGAGGAAAAAGGGCGCGGCGTTCGTGCCATGTGGGCACACCTTTTGCAGGGTGTGCTCCAGGGAGTTGTGGTTGAACCGAGGGTCTTGTCCCCTCTGCAACGCCCCGATCAGCCAGATTTTAGACATATTTTAA